From a single Brassica napus cultivar Da-Ae chromosome C9, Da-Ae, whole genome shotgun sequence genomic region:
- the LOC106403019 gene encoding uncharacterized protein LOC106403019 isoform X5 yields MVHVHIKEISKGAQKLNQIIRACSNGLSFRKGRYSIQCGREEHMEGAIELEQSLRLLVDIQQASSEYITKKQSQNRFKLLEENEDGEEEEDVWNRNNRKIKEAAKTDIEMRLLALKNKHRRQASGCEDTEHKPQKGRIPNVVAKLMGIGEFPEEEKKTKNNNDASIKSAESLTRRRATQSNEKIVELKDQRNSTSLDLVLHKETQRTTNGINYKDKSQQKDDPNCRKGNKKDGEMTMKNAIRKTSSPTEDKPKAVTRSQEKPLHQLSFGKKEEAKSIKKAKLKPERHQEHGVMTNHPPKPVSSVPVIDKAKSLRKSFSHVVVLEKKKGGEVHEAEFREKKNLNGGFCKVMKQPENQKPVSREANGKQDQLLRSYNDSNKTKAVEADNCINISEDSGIEVKSSNRNVFEKKKDIKDDSILLIAAERVLCQAPSENQHQELIFTDGVDQQAPVSNSDGNSERFSKTVYKVVSASKGEVEAGIPLLEKRQEHRKQETKETLSENEMNLKKIVVKSQLFLDTFEALFKLNIPLNVLHEVGGNNYHQEDKNLLLDCGFEIMKRKGRFQELKVHPFVKVPISSSKVNSLDHLVRQLSKEFEKLRTYGRECYTESLVEDYLPKVLKRDVYYTDPNLNSMWDMGWNDSMDAFIEKDDVIRDVEREVFNGLLEEITRDLICI; encoded by the exons ATGGTTCATGTCCATATCAAAGAAATATCAAAGGGAGCTCAAAAACTGAATCAGATCATTAGAGCATGTAGCAACGGCCTCAGTTTTCGAAAAGGAAGGTACTCAATACAATGCGGGCGAGAAGAACACATGGAAGGTGCTATTGAATTGGAACAGTCTCTTCGTTTGCTTGTAGATATTCAACAAGCTTCTTCCGAATATATCACGAAGAAACAAAGTCAAAACAGATTCAAGCTACTTGAAGAAAATGAggatggggaagaagaagaagatgtttgGAATCGAAATAACCGAAAGATAAAAGAAGCCGCAAAGACGGACATCGAAATGAGACTACTGGCGCTTAAAAACAAACACAGAAGACAAGCAAGTGGCTGCGAAGATACCGAACATAAGCCTCAGAAGGGAAGGATTCCAAATGTTGTTGCGAAGTTGATGGGAATAGgagagtttccagaagaggaaaaaaagaCCAAGAACAACAATGATGCATCCATCAAGTCTGCGGAGAGTCTCACAAGGCGTAGAGCAACACAATCCAATGAAAAAATTGTTGAATTGAAGGATCAGAGGAACTCAACATCATTGGATTTAGTATTACATAAGGAGACTCAGAGAACTACTAATGGTATAAACTACAAAGACAAGTCTCAGCAGAAGGATGATCCAAACTGCAGAAAAGGAAACAAGAAGGATGGAGAAATGACGATGAAAAATGCTATAAGAAAGACCTCATCTCCAACAGAAGATAAGCCTAAGGCTGTCACAAGGAGCCAAGAAAAGCCTTTGCATCAACTTAGTTTTgggaagaaagaagaagcaaagagCATCAAGAAAGCGAAGTTGAAGCCAGAAAGGCATCAAGAACATGGCGTAATGACCAATCATCCACCAAAACCTGTGAGCTCAGTACCAGTCATAGACAAAGCTAAATCTCTGAGGAAAAGCTTTTCTCATGTTGTTgtattagaaaagaaaaaaggaggAGAGGTACATGAAGCTGAGTTCCGcgaaaagaaaaatctaaatggTGGATTTTGCAAAGTAATGAAGCAACCAGAGAATCAGAAACCTGTTTCCAGAGAAGCAAATGGGAAACAAGATCAGTTACTCAGAAGTTACAATGACAGTAATAAGACCAAAGCTGTAGAAGCAGACAATTGCATCAATATTTCTGAAGATTCAGGTATTGAGGTCAAATCATCAAACAGAAATGTgtttgagaaaaagaaagatatcaAAGATGACTCAATTCTGCTAATAGCTGCGGAGAGAGTCCTATGCCAAGCTCCATCCGAAAAT CAGCATCAAGAGCTTATATTTACAGATGGGGTGGATCAAcaagctccagtatcaaattcTGATGGAAATTCAGAAAGATTTTCCAAGACAGTATATAAAG TTGTTTCAGCAAGCAAAGGGGAGGTTGAAGCTGGCATACCTTTGTTGGAGAAGCGACAAGAACACCGAAAACAAGAAACTAAAGAGACATTGTCTGAAAATGAAATGAACCTCAAGAAGATAGTTGTGAAAAGTCAACTATTTCTGGACACATTCGAGGCACTTTTCAAACTTAACATTCCTCTCAATGTCCTTCATGAAGTTGGCGGGAACAATTACCACCAAGAAGACAAGAACCTACTCCTCGATTGTGGCTTCGAGATAATGAAACGAAAAGGAAGATTTCAAGAGTTAAAAGTCCATCCTTTCGTGAAGGTACCCATCAGTTCCTCTAAAGTAAACTCATTGGACCATCTTGTTAGACAATTAAGCAAAGAGTTCGAGAAGCTGAGAACTTACGGTAGGGAGTGCTACACTGAATCACTTGTTGAAGACTACTTACCAAAAGTGTTGAAAAGGGATGTTTACTATACAGACCCAAACTTAAACTCCATGTGGGATATGGGTTGGAATGATTCGATGGACGCCTTCATCGAGAAAGATGATGTTATAAGGGACGTAGAGAGGGAAGTCTTCAATGGACTCTTGGAGGAGATAACCAGAGATCTTATATGCATATAG